CCACCCTTTGCCCGCCCGTCAGGCACGCAACACTTACGTCCGTATTCGTAactccattatttatattaacgtccgtctgtCTCTACcgtggcgcagtggcaagagcacgggctttggagtcagggctcatgagttcgaatcccagctcggccacttgtcagctgtgtgactgtgggcaagtcacttaacttctctgtgcctcagttccctcatctgtaaaatggggattaagactgtgagccccacgtgggacatcctgattctcctgtgtctaccccagcgcttagaacagtgctcggcacatagtaagcgcttaacaaataccaacattattacctctagattggaagctcgtttcgggcagggaacgtgcctcccagTTCTATGTCGTAATCTCCCAGTAGCTCAGTAGGGTGCCCGgtgcccagtaagtgttcagcaaataggATGGATCGGTTGATTAGCCCAGAGGTGGAGTGGGGACATGAGGTCTAGTCCCGCCTTCGCCCTTCGGGGTCTGACCGCTTCTTGGGACCGTGTCATCGGCAGCCCGGACGGCAGCATCCGACGAGGTGGATGCACCCAGAGGGGGAATGCAGGGATGACCAAGACCCCCTCGGCCCTCGGGGAACAGCCCCATCCCGTTCTCCCCTCCCGGAATCATCGCGGAGCTCTTCCGGGAGGCCACGTTTGCTTGCTCGTTGGCCTCTAACGGTTGCTCCGGCCCTGATGGGGCTGGGCCACGAAATAGGACCGTTTTCCCGGCTAGGGTATTTCTGCCGAATCCCTTAATTCCGGAAAGGCTCTGGCCGCCTTCTCAACACTCCCCAGTCAGCACGACCTTCTCATTTGCAACCCCTTGATCCCTCTGCCCCACATCTAATCCCGAAGAGCGGAGGATCTGTGCTGTGGCGTTTTGGGTCAGCGGCTGCAGCTTTTAAACCTGATTGTGCGTGTGTGCGCGccttccctccgcctctccctctccGCCGTATACctcgctttcttttttttttttgaccaggTTGGAACCTCAATGATATAGTGTGGCATCCCCCGAGAGAGCAGGATAATATTCTCATACTCTCCTTTTCCCGTAcccctcatctatttcactgtcaGTCTTCCCCACCTTGGAAGCTCCTTGCAGGTGGGGATCACGTCCGCCaactccagagtgcttagttgagtattcggcacccagtcagtgctcagtaaataccattaatcggtCGACGGATGGGTAGACAGCTCAGTTGGGAAAACTACCCGGCTCACGAGATGGATCTCTCAAGACCCAGACCGAGGTAAAAGAAGGTGCGTATTGGCTGCCGGCCTTCTCATTACTGCTTCAGCCACACGAGCGCATCGGCCGTGACAGAGTCGCAGCTTGAGGATCGACTGAGGCCAACTGGAGatcgggctctaatcccggctccgccacttgcccgctgggtgcagTTGGGCCAGTGACTTGtattatccgtgcctcagttttcccacctgtaaactggggctgAAATGCATGTCGTTCCTCTCTCTCAGACggtattctcttcccctcttcaaatccctacttaaagctcacctcctccaagaggccttcccagactgagctcccccctctttccctctgctccctctaccccccccacctctccgcagctaaaccctcttctcctccctttcccccttctgtcccacccccctcagcactgtactcgtccgctcaactgtatatatctctatcaccctattcattttgtttattttgtttcatgagatgtacatcaccctgattctatttagttaccattgtttttatgagatgttcttccccttgactctatgtattgccattgttctcgtctgccggtcacccccgattagaccgtgagcccgtcaaagggcagggaccgtctctatctgttgccgacttgtctgttccaagcgcttagtacagtgctctgcacatagtaagcgctcaataaacacgaatgaatgaatgaatgagggagcaggAACTAAGTCTGAGCTAaccggtcaatcatatttcttgagcacttactgtaagcagagcactgtactatcagcttgggagagttcaatatgataAAGCTGGTAAACcgaatccctgccttcagtggcttgtatctactccaatgcttagcacatagcttgGCACATCGtgtctaacaagtaccatcattgatAGTAATATTAGCAGTAgttgatgataatactaatattaacaATAACATCCCTCTGGGTGTTCTAAAGGGCTAATGCCTATCAGAAAGACTGTTTATTAATGGCCCTTTtgcgagagagagggaagggattaGAGCTTTTGGGGTTGATGGTAACCACTGTAGCccatcatcctcctctccccgctacccgccccccacccccgaaattTTCCACTCCTCATAAAACAATGAGAACTTCGGGCCCAATGGACTATCCAAAATTCCTCATGCAAGCGATCTTTTTGCTCGGGTACCGTGGGCGAAAATTAATCCCAGCAAATTCTCGAGACCCTGAGGCAAAATGAGCATCTCAGCAGAGGAAGATGCTTCCGGCAAGCAGGAACAAAGCAGGTTTTGGTCCAACTCCCGGTCAGAGTCAAAGCCGCCTAAGTCGCTCGTGCTCGGTGCTAAGGGATAGAGCTAGGAATAATATTGTCATACTCATAAAACACTTTGAAATCCTCGGATAAAAATGTCTTCCAGGTGCTGTAAAATGCCGTCTTATTCATATATCACTTCTCTTTTGAATGGACCGTTTTCATGGCATGTAGATCATTTAATAAAGGGCTTTTGATTTCCTTTCTAAGGCGTGGGAAGAGAACGTGTGCTAGAAGGTGAAATACAACCTTTCTATATGTCACGGGAGAAACGTGAACCTGAAACTATCCCCGAGAAAGGATGTTATTTATCGAAGGCCCGGTCGGGCAAGGAGGGTGGGGAAGTGTCAGGCTCCTGATTGAAACCCTCAGCCTTGACAGGTCTGAGATCTGCCGGTTGAATGGGCCTGCCGCCATCTGTTCCTGATCCCCTGTATCCCTCAACCACTGGGATGGGGTTTCCGCTGGCGGGGAGTGGACAGAAGTCATCAAGAAGCAACAGCTCATTTGCTAGTTCCATTTCGTTTTCCCTCGGCCTTGGGTCGGCTGTGGATTTCTGGCCAAGGTTTTCGCTGCAGGCGGATAGGTTAgtccggggaggggggacagatgcacacacacgcaAACGCACATACACTCTCCTTTGGGTAGATTTCTACCGAAAGCatgtggttctaatcctaaaATGATCAAATGTGTATGATCAGTGGTTCTCTTTGAGGGTATCAGTTGTCTGATAAGTTGCAGGAGCTGGGTGATACCTGGAGGAAAGGGAGCGGGGCAAATGAATAATGCCCGTGACCGGGTGTTGGCTGAATTGGGCTTCAGCAGTGATGACTGACAGCTAGCCATTGCCGGGATGGACATTTCTCCATAGATCAGCggcctttactgagtgcttagtgtgtgcagagcactgtactaagctcttgggtaagtCTAGTAAGGGTATTGGCTAAATGTGTACTGTGCACTaagcaagcactatgctaagcacgaGAAGAGATAGCATCAATCCCTCTTCCAGACGGGTCTCAAGGcataagcaggtgggagaacaggtatcgaatcccagttttacagatgagggaattgacgcacagagaaatgaagtgacttgccaaggtcacgcagcaggtaagtggcggagacaggcttagaacccagctcctctgactccaagacctgtgctctttccacgaggccacagttTTTTCAGtggttgagttggtagacatgatgcctgccttcCAGCGGTGTAAAATCTGGTACAGGAGAGAGACGTGAAAATAAATAAGAGTAGgagcagcagagtgtaaggatatgcgtGTATGTGCTGTGAGGAAGGAGATAGAATGAGCAGCAAAGGGTGGAATTAAAGTgcgtaagtaggtgggagaatagagCGGGGAAGTGAGAGACTGGCCGGGGAAGACTCTTTGGAAGAGATATGAGTTTagcagggctttaaagatggggagtgtGGTAGTCTATCggatataaagggagagggagttccagggagggaTTGACGGATTAGTCGATTGTGAGGAAGACAAGAGCAAGACACTGTAGGTTGGCAGTGAAGAACAAAGTAAGAGGGCCAGGTTGTAGGAGTAGAGGAGTGAGGTCAAGTAGAGTTGATCGCACGCTCTAAAGGTGAAGGCGGATGATTTCTACGTGATGAATGgatagatgagcaaccactgggggtttttagGGGCGGGGAGATGTGCTCAGGATTCCTCTGTAGGAGCCAGGGTGATGCCCCTCAACTCATTCCACAGCGACACCAGAAAAACTCTCTCCTATCTCAACAGTGTAACTTTGAGTCTCCCCCATTCCTCCACGCACCCACTGTGACTCTTAGCCAATCCAAGGGGACTCGTCGCTACTCCACGAGAGTTGATTCTCGTCAGCTCTTAGCGCCTAtcgtcttttcctcttttcccactcccttctgcgttgaccttctgcttggattttcaccctttattcacccttccctcagccccacggcacttaggtccatatccgttgtggacagggaataggtcTTGCAAcgctgctgtattgtcctctcccaagtgcttagtacagcgttgcgcacacattaagtgctcagtatttcTGGATGGATTCTCTAGCTACAGTTCTCACCTAGGGATATCGGTCATGTCATCTTAGAATGCAAAGGACAAGAAAAAAATGACTCCGTATCCGAGGAGTCAAGATTCCTACGTTTGTATGTAAGGGTGGCACGTGGTCCATCGAATCTCAGAACCCAGACGCTTCCCCATCGCTGGCAGGAACTTCCCGTGCCTGTGGTCGCGTGCTTAGAGGAATAAACAAAATCCGCCGTCGTACACGTTCTTACGTGTGAAACGACCGTAGGATTTGTGCGGTCTACGGTCAGTGAAGGAAGCGGATTGAAAATGGTCATTTTATTGTTTAACATTTTACGGAACTTAATTTGGCTTTGAGGTTCAGGGGAGTTTTTTGGAAGGGAGGAATTAAAGTTGCTTGAAATTCAGTTTATTTTCTCAAATGAAAATGGCCTATTTTGCTAACTCATCCTCTTAAATTCAAgttcttaaaaaacaaaatgggTGAAAGTaccagagaagaagaaaaatgggatGTTCCTTATTAGAGTTAAGCCTTCTGGTGTCATTTCAGTAAAATAAAAATTGAGGTGGTAATTATGCAGCCACCCATGGAGTAACTAAATTTGTATTAAAGCTTTCCAAAGGCTTTATGGATTACTGTAGTATTCTGAAAGTCAGTTGAACTCCTTTGATTTTCAGATCATTGAAAATGTCGTGATCTCAGTATAGGTAGAAATCTTGACTTGATATTTTCTATTGGCCAGCTCTGAATGGCAAAGTTGGTGAGCCTATCTAGTGTCACCGAGGAATGAAAAGTTGGATATTTATGGAGGGTTTGTGCATTTTGGGCTCAATTTCCAGACTGCGGTCCTGGAGGCGGCAGAGTCCTCCCCTGTGAGGCTGCTGGACCTTTTTGAGTCACCAGTGAAACAGGCAGTGAGTCCTAGAGGGGGGTGTCTGTCtacactccaagaggccttccccgaaaaaaccctcttttcctccctccgctcactctcccttctgcctcatctctgcacttggatctgtggcctttggacacTGGATATTTGACCcgaacccacagcatttatgtaaatatctttaaatcgtatattattaaattatttattcagatgaatgtctgtcttcccctctagactgtaagctcattatgggcatgggacgtgactgcaaattctgttgtattatattcattcattcagtagtatttattgagctcttactacgtgcagagcactgaactaagcgcttggaatgtacaaatcggcaatagaaagagacaatccctgccctttgacgggcttacggtctcatcggcggagacggacagacgagaacaatagcagtaaatagaatcaaggggatgaacatctcattaaaacaatagcaaataaatagaatcaaggcgatgtacatttcattaacaaataaatagggtaatgattgtactctccccagcgcttagtacagtgttctgcactgctcagtaaataccactgattgatgtgttGGGAGGCCATCCCTGAGCTGTGTGGCAGAAAGGCCCTAATATGTGGAAAACTGCAGTGCTTTATAAGGTAGAAAAAAGGTGGAAAAATTTGGTTCTCACTTCCAAATGGCGTATTCCGTCCCTGGGGTCTGTGTGAGTCGGGGTCCGACATCACTATTTCAGCGATGCCCTGGTCTTGCCACTATACCCCATGGGgcctcccaacccctgccctaATTTGCAAAATATCTCGTGTCTGGGGACATAGGTGTTTGAGCAGCTAATTTGAGCAGGTTGGAAGcttttggttaataataattatcatcatggtatttgttaagcgcttactatgtgccaagcaccgttctaaacactgggatagatagaaggtaatcaggttgtcccacatggggctcacagtcttaattcccattttacagatgaggcaacagaggcacagagcagttaagtgactcgcccgagggcgcacagcagacaagtgggaccaGACCCTTGGTGACCTGAGGGGCTGCACCCTGAGCCCTTGAACAGCAGACCTTTCCGGCTCTAAACCTTCTTTCGCTATTGTTGTTGGTAAAATGATGCCTATGACCAATACCTTCCTCGCTgtagtcttagactgtgagactctggTGGCACAAAAAACGTGCCTCATTCTCAGCATTTAGTTCACTACTCCGTACATTGTATGAATGTATTACTATTCTACATTTAATCTAATTTTAGGACGCCCAGAAACCCGTTTCTTTTGCACAGACTCCTGGAGCCGGATTTCGGCCGTACGAGAAGCTGACGTATTGATTGAAAAAATGCAAGTGTGGCTAGGAAATGAACAGATGCtaaattaccaactctgttggattgcagTCTTCCAAGCGTCTActgatgtgctctgcacaccgtaagtgttcaataaatatcatggattaaaTGATTACTGCTAATATAAGCAGCCAAAGGTCAAGTGTGGGAACTATAGCTATACTAGAAGCAAATGCGCTGGGGACAAGCCAACAGTGTAGCTTAGTTAAAAGGGCACAGCTCTGGGAGgtagatgacctgagttctaatcctgcctccccactttatccactgcatgaccttggtcaagtcatttagcttcactgttcctcggttccctcgtctgaaaaatggggatcaagcctgttctccctcctgcttatactgttagccccaggtgagacctgattatcgggtatctgacccaacacttagtacagttcctcgcACCAACTGCAATCATGGTTcttctaatcattattattattattaataataagcaagTTGTTGATCGATGCCTCTTGGCCTTAGCAAGCCAAAATGCTTCCAGGGTTCCGGAagtcctcccatcttccctcagaGCTGAGAAGAGACTGGTTGAGGCTCGAGCTGGCGTGGATCCACGAAAGAACCCTCGAGGAGAGATCTGGGTGTCGGCAGAGGAGGGGTTAGGGCAGGGGACCGGGAGGCAGgagctgtgagttctaatcccatgtctgtCTCTGGCCTTCTTGGTGGCTTTGGGCTAGTtgattgacctctctgggcctctgcttccccttctgtgCATCGGGAGgggcgtgtgagacagggactcggtCCTGTCTTGTTCCCCGGTTTCTCCACccgcccttagcacagtgcttggcccatagtgagcactagAGAAATTCCGCAATCGGAGGGCTCATCTTTCCTCCCGCTCTTGATCGTCCATGCAAGAGGCAGAGAAATGGCCCAGAATCCGTCGACAGGAGCGGTCCCCGGTGATGGGGTAAGCGCCCCTCCCGTCATGCTCAGACCACGTGATCGGGTTACACCTGTGCGGGTGAGTTTGCAATGAAAACGccaccccttcttcttccttgGCCAGATCCAATACCTGTACATGGGTCTAATAATAGATCACTTATGCTTTTGGCTCTCAAAAGGCGGGATCAATGACCATGTAGATGAAACTGATTTCCAATCAATAAGCTCTACCGACTTCTTGATTCCAATTAAAATTCAGAAGAATCCCTCTATAGAACTACTCCTCAACTCATTCAGGGTGTTTTAATTTAATTACTTCAAACATTTATCCGAAGTCATATAATGTAAATTTGTCATAAAAAGTTAATTATTCCCTCAATGTAAATCCTATGATACGTTTCAGGCAAACCTTGATTACGAATGAGACTTATTGTGTGACCAATAATTACTTGAGATGTCTTACGGCGCAAGGAAATGGAGGAGGTTATTAGGAATGGAGAAATGTGGCGGGTAACGGGTTTTATTTATGTGAGTTGTGTTCCGCGAGTTGCCTTAAATCGCCCTGCGGAACCAAATTTGATCATCTTCACCCAATGACCTAGAACGTTTAATGTGGGGAAAAAATCTTCCTGGACGCAAATATTGACACAATTAAGATGTTCTTCAGCTGTTGTCCAGTTGAAGCCGGACGACGTATCGTTGTGGAGAAGAGGTCCGGGGTCAGAAAATAGCTTCGACCCTCGGAACAACATTAATAGGAATAGGAGTGGGGGTGATGGTGGCTTTTGTAATGGTTGTGGTGCCCGATATTTAGTAGTAATATCTGAGTGCCCATTTGGTGCATTGCAATCAAATAGGAGCTTGGCAAATACGGGTTAACAAAgtgacgtgttctctgcccgcCAGGAGCTTCCGCTCTAACAAACAGCTAGAGAGTTCCCACAGTTAAACAAGCAGCCCTGGATAAATGAGTGCTAAGGAAGgcgtaaataaattcataagtatGACCTGTCACTTGGCAAGTACACAATAATTGAAGCCTCTTTCTCCCGCAAGGTCCGTCAGTCCGTTTGATTGAATCTCAGTCGGTGTTCCTGCCCTACTCTGATCTTCCCAGCAGCGAAGCTGTAGCTCTTGGGGGATTTGAGGTGCCATATGCCCTCCCATCAGAGACCGAGTGTCCTCATACGGCGTACTTTTATGGAATAAAAACATGCTCCGGCCTCTCACTGTGGAAAATGTCAGGGACGAAGTTCCCGTCTTGCAAACCTGTCAGGATTTTCCCCTTCACTCAGGAGTCACTTCTTATGCCGCAAATAAAAGTGCCCGTTAGAAGGTTGACGGGCTGGTGGTTGAGCGCCAAGGAGTCACTCATCCTAATCGGATTCGGGACCGAGATGAAACACCAATGAGTCGGGAAAGAAAATCTTGGGAACGGCCTGGAAGATTGGCAAGGCAAACCCAGACCAAGTGAGTTGTCTTTAAGTTACAGGGAGGAGTCTGCAGGGGAACAACTAGCCTCGGGCTGAATATGTCAGCATTAAGGAACAGAAGTCTGGTTCTCTTCCACTGGCGAATGGAATGACAGTTGGCTGCCGAAGAGCCTCGGGCCCACGGGTTTGAGGAGCTGGGGGTGAATGAAAAGGCTGATGTGGAATTCGGAGCCGGCTGAGAGATTATATAATGAGAACATTCCGTGTCCCAGCTGATTATCTTTCTAGGAACAGAACCCGGCCCCCTCtgtaatgatcttgtatctatccaagcaatTTGTACAGTGTTGGcaagtaggaagtgcttaagaaggcTCGAATTAAGGTTGCATTCTAAACAGTCAATTAatgagtgatatttatggagcgcttactaggtgcacagccctgtaataataataagtatggtagttaagtgt
This window of the Ornithorhynchus anatinus isolate Pmale09 chromosome 6, mOrnAna1.pri.v4, whole genome shotgun sequence genome carries:
- the LOC114812935 gene encoding uncharacterized protein LOC114812935 encodes the protein MRRPETRFFCTDSWSRISAVREADVLIEKMQVWLGNEQMLNYQLCWIAVFQASTDVLCTPQTLITNETYCVTNNYLRCLTAQGNGGGPSVRLIESQSVFLPYSDLPSSEAVALGGFEVPYALPSETECPHTAYFYGIKTCSGLSLWKMSGTKFPSCKPVRIFPFTQESLLMPQIKVPVRRLTGWWLSAKESLILIGFGTEMKHQ